A stretch of DNA from Methylogaea oryzae:
CACGTCAACCAGCATTTCGGTTCGGCGCGCACTTTCGCCGTCTACGCCGTGGACATGGAATCGTCGGAACTGCTGGAAGCGGCCCAGTTCGGCGAACTGGCCCAGGACGGCAACGAAGACAAGCTGTCGGTGAAGATCGACTTGCTGGACGGCTGCGCCGCCGTCTATTGCGAAGCCGTGGGCGCCTCGGCCATCCGCCAGATCATGGCCGCCGGCATCCAGCCGGTGAAGGTCAATCGCGACAGCCTCATCGCCGACTTGATCGAGGACTTCCAGAACGAATTGAAAACCGGCCCTTCCGCCTGGCTGGCCAAGGCCATCGCCCGCCAAAACGGCGCCGACCCTTCCCGCTTCGCCCGCATGGAGGCGGAGGGGTGGGAGGAGTGAAGCCGGCGGCCAATCGGTGGGTTACGACTCGCGCAAGCCCTTTGATAAGGGCGAAGCTCAGCGCGTTGCGCGTCCATCCCACCCTACACATTCATCGCAACCTAGGAGATAACCCCATGCCCAACGCCGCCCTCGTCGTCCAAGCAGACGATACCGAACTGCAATCGGACATCGTCGCCGAACTGGTCAAGCAAATGCGCGCCCTGGACACCTACGACACGCAGAAGGACTGGCCCGACGCCCAGGTCATCGATCCCTACGTGCTGACCAAGGAGCGCAAGCAGGCCATCCCCATCGTCGGCGATCCCGACGAAATCACCATGGCCCGCGTCAAGGCCTATTACAACGCCCTGGCCACCCTCATCGAAAAGCGGTCGGGCCTGATGGCGGTGCCGGTGATCAACCTGACCCACGAAGGCTTCGGCCGCGCCTTCATCATCGTCGGCAAGCTGATCGTGGCGGACAAGACCCTGCGCGACGTGCACCGCTTCGGCTTCGCCAGCCTGGCCAAGCTCAACGAGGAAGCCGGCAAAGTGCTGGAAAAGGCGCAGGGACTGATCGGGCAATTCCCGGAAGTGGCCAACGCCTAATCGTAGGTTGGGTTAGGCCGCAGGCCGTAACCCAACGAACAGGAGCGATCGATATGTCCCCCGAAGAACTGCAACAAATGGAAAAGGAAGTCGCCAAAGCCAAACGCATCGCCAGCGAGTGGGCCTCCAAGCTGCACGACCTGGTGGAAGACAGCCTGCCGGCCGGCTACCGCGACATCCCGGAAATCGCCCAGAGCACCTACGACGCCTGCCAAAAGTGGGCGGAAGCCAACGACAGGCTGAAAGCCGCCAAAAAGGCCGCCGCCTGAACCCCCAGGAACCGAGAACATGAGCGCATACATCACGGGCCAAACCGCCGGCGGCAGCGCCTGGACCCCGGCCTTCGTCGAAAAACTCAACCAGGCCCACTGCATCGGCTGCGGCCGCTGCTACAAGGTGTGCCCCCGCGACGTGCTGAACCTGGTGGAGCGGGAGGAAGCCCTGGGCGCGGACTTCGACGAATACGAAGACCTGGACGAGGACAACACCATGGTGATGAGCATCGCCAACGCCAAGGACTGCATCGGCTGCGAAGCCTGTTCCAAGGTGTGCCCGAAGAAATGCTTCACCCATACGCCGCTGGCGGCGTGAGCCCCCCGATCATCGACAGCCCCCGGAGCCACCCATGCCCAAACCGCAAAAACACGTATTCGTCTGCGTCCAACGCCGCCCGGAAGGCCACCCGCGCGGCTCCTGCATGAGCCAGGCCGGCGACGAGGTGCTGGGCGAATTCCTGGCGGAAGTCCAGGCACGCAACCTGTTCGACCGCATCGCCGTGACCAGCACCGGCTGCCTGGGCCCCTGCGGCAACGGCCCCAGCGTGCTGGTCTACCCGGAAGGCGTCATGTACGGACCGGTGAGTAAAACCGACGTGAAGGAGATCGTCGAACAACACCTGTTGGGGAACGAGCCGGTGGCCCGGCTGCAAACGCCGCCCCACGTCTGGGGCTAGCCCGCCCCTCGTTTTCCACGCCGGAGATAAACATGGCGAATAGAACCCAGCGCCCGCCGCTGATCCTGTCGAAAATCCATCGGCGCATGCTGACCGAGCTGAGCCGCTCCACCACGGCGCCGGAACGGCAGGTGAAACGGGCCAAAATATTGCTGAAATACGCCGACGGCTGCTCCATCGCCGACATCCGCCGCCAGGTGGGCGTATCCTGCCCGACCATCTACAAATGCATCGACACCGCCCTGGCGGCTGGCATCGAGCAACCGCTCAATCCCAGTTTCACCACCAAAAAACCGGAAATTCTGGAGGACGCCAAGGACTGGGTGATCGGGCTGGCCCGGGCCAACCCCTGCGACCACGGCCTGGACATGGACCGCTGGTCCCTGCGCGTGCTGGCCCGCCACGTGGCGGAACACGCCGTGGGCGCGGGTTTCCCTCGCTTGGCCAAGGCCGGCCGCACCACCGTCTGGCGCATCCTGCAAAGCCGCCGTCCGGCCGGCTTGGCCGCCGGCCAGTTCAACGGCTGCGCGCGCCTGGCGGCCGGACGGGAATCGGCGGCGCCATGAACGGCGACAGCGTCGTTCCCTGGCGGGAGCCGGCCGTGCTGTTCGCGCCGGGGCTGCCGGCTGCCGTCGACGCCCTGCTGCAACGGGCGGTGGCGCTGCGCCACAGCGATCCGGCCGAGGCCGAGCGCTTGTTGCTGAACGCCGCGGCACGCTTCCCCGACTGCCTGCCGGCGCACTTCGCCTTGTACAAGTACTACGCCAACCGGCGCTCGCTGGCCCAGGCGGAGGACGCCGCGCGGCGCGCCCTGCGGGAAGCCGCCCGCCAGGGAGGCTTCGCCTGCCGCCTAGGCCTGCGCGAGCCGGCCGGCGAACGGCATCCCTACGAGGCGGGCGGCGCCGGCCATTTTTACCTGTTCACCCTCAAGGCCTTGGCGTTCATCAAACTGCGCCGCAACGAAGCGGCGGCGGCCGAGGATATCCTCGCCCTGCTGCTGGCGCTGGACCCGGAAGACCGCTCCGGCGCCTCGGTCGTCCGCCAACTGGCCGACGCCGTCGAGGAGGACGGCTGACATGCATACCGACCCCACGCTGCAACGCATCACCCAAAGCCTGGCCCTGGAAATCCATAAGCTGGGCTTTCTGCCCGGCGACCTGTTCATGCCCGTCTCGGCGATGACCGGCGTCGATTCGGTCACCGATCCCTACACCGGCGCCGGCAACCGGCGCATCGAGCTGCGCGACGGCGCGGGAAAAAAAATGGGCCAGATCCAGTTCAACAGCGACGACAGCTTTTTCGCCGAATTCGACGTGGTGCGCCCCCACCCCAAGGACCCGCGCTGGTTCGTGGAAGGCGTGGTGGCCTGGGGCCGGGGCGACACCGTGAAGAGCGAAGCCAAACTCCTACCCATGCCGTGAACGCCATGCACGCCTATACCGATCCGAGAGAAGTCTACGACCTGCTGCTGGACTACTGCGGGGCCACAGCCACCGCCACGCAACTGACGCTGGGCCGGGTCTGGACCCTGTGCGAAGCCGGCCTGGTGCAGGGCATGTCCATGAGTCCGGACGAGATCACCCGCACCCTGCCCTGGCCCGGCACCCTGGCCGGCCGGCCTTTGCGCGAGCTGGCGGCCTGGGTCAAGGAATGGGATCCGCAACACGCGGCCGTCGGCATGGCCGCCTGCAACGCCGCCTTGGGGCTGCGCGCCAGCCTGCCCCACAGCGAACTGCTGGAACCGTTGGCGAACGGCGACAACAATCTGCGGGTATTCGACCATTTCCTGCCGCAGCTGGCCGGCCGGCGCGTGGTCGTGGTGGGCCGCTACCCCGGCCTGGACCGCTGGAGCGAACGGCACGGCGTCGACCTGACGGTGCTGGAGCGGCGGCCCGGCGCCGGCGATCTCCCCGACCCGGCGGCGGAATGGGTGCTGCCCGACGCGGAATGGGTGTTCCTCACCGCCAGCTCCATACCCAACAAGACTTTTCCGCGCCTGATGAGCTTGTCCCGCCACGCCACCGTGGTGCTGATGGGCCCCACCCTGCCTTGGCTGGCGGAATTCCACCATTTCGGCGTGGACTACCTGGCCGGCATCGAAGTGGTCGATCCCTCCGCCCTGCGGCAAGTGGTGGCGGAAGGCGGCGGCGTGCGGCTTTTCGACCAGGCCGTGCGCTATCGCGTCGCGCGGCTCGACGGCACCGCCACGTGGGAATGGCTGCGGCGGCACATTTCCCAGGTGGCGGCGGAAAAAGACCGCCTCAACCGCGCCATGGAGCAATGGTACGCCCACCACCCCATCAACCAGCGCTTTCCGCAGCTGGCCCAGCGGGAGTCCGTCGGCCTGAAGCTGTCGCGGCTGGACACCTGCGCCCACGCGTTGTGGCCGCGCTTGCCGCCGGAACAGCGGAAAGCGGCCGATGGATAATCGCCGCGTCTTGCTGTACCACAAGCAGGCCACCAGCGCCCGCACGCTGTTCCTGGACCACGCCCACGGCAGCGTCCTCGCCCCCGGCCCCCTGCCGGCCTTGTCCAGCGTGGCGGAGGAAGACGACGAGCGGGGCCTTAGCGGCCTCCTGCCCCACCCGGCCGCTTTGCTGAAGGAGCTGAGCGGCGAGCTGGGCCTGGCGATGGGCCTGCTGGAAATCGACGCGGAATTCCGCGTGCTGGTAGACACCCCGCCCGGTCCCGTCGCCGTCTATCTAGCCCATTTCACCACCATGGACCCGCCCCGCGCCCTGATGGGCGAAAAAGGCGCCAGCTTTCTGCCCCTGACCGCTCTGCGCGGCCGCCACCCGGCGGAAATGGAATTGCTGCGGCGGGCCTATGCGTCGATTCTGGGGGGCTGAAACGCCGCCTCGGCGCGGTCATAGCGTTCGCCGCCGGCAAACCAGGCGGGTCGCCCCCCAGCCCAGACGGTCGTAAAAATCCAAGGCCGCGCGGTTGTCCCCGTCGGCGAGCAGCTGCAACCGGGTCAAGCCGCGCTCGGCGGCCCAGCGTTCGGCCTCGGCCAACAAGCGCCGGCCGACGCCCCGGCCGCGCCAATCCTCAGCCACCACCACGTCCTCAACCCAGCCCACCGGCCCGCCTTCGGCGGTGGAAATCACCGTTTGCACCGTGCACAAGCCGACGACCCTGCCCCGCGCCTCGGCGGCCAGCGCCAAGGCGTCGTCCTGCCCCAGCAGCATACGCAAGCCGCGCTCGGCTTTGCCGGCGTCGAAAGCGAAGTCGCTTTCCAAGCGGAACAGCGCGTCCAGCAGCTCCAGCAGGGCGGGAACGTGGCGCGCTTGAGCCGGCCGGACGAGCAGGGAGTGCGACATGGACGGCTCAGCTACCGCTGCAGGTGCTCGTAAGGCGGCCGAGTCCGCAAGCGTTCGTCGATCAGCGGCGCGCCCACGGTGAAGTGGTAGAGGCTTTGCAGCGCCGTGCCGGCGATACCCAGGGTTTCGTGCAGCGCGTCGTCGAAAAAGCAGCCGATGCCGGTGCCGCGCACGCCGGCCGCTTCGGCCTCCAGATACAGCGCCTGGCCGATCAGGCCGCTTTCCCAAAACAGCCGGCGATAGGCCCACGGCCCCTCGTCCAGGGCGGCGTCGAACTCGGCCAGCATGCCTAGGCTGAAGGCGCTGTCGGCGGCGATGTCCTGATGGCAGGACAACGTACGCGCCGCCTTGCGCGCATCGGCCCGCGCCAACCGGTACAAGCGCAACCGAGCCGGCGCTTCCTCCACGGGCGCCCATTCCAGCCCGGGCTTGAACGCATGCCGCAACAGGCTCACCGCGCCGGCGGTGCGGCACGACACGTACAGCCCCGGCGCCAAGCCGACCACCCGATGCACGAACAAAACCAAGTGCAGCCGGGGCGTCCAAGGCCAGCAATCGAACGGCGGCGCCTTGGCGCGCGGCAACGCGGCATCCAACAGGCGGAACAAGGACTTGGCGGTGATGGAGGTGACGCCGTCGAAAGACTGGGCGCTGCGGCGCTGCCGGATGATGTCCGCCGCGCGCTCCTCGCAGGAAATCGGCAACAGCGGCTGATTGGCGGGCGTGCGGCGCGGCTGCAGCGGCGTGCGCGGCTTGGCGGCGGCCAGGGCGACCACGTCGATGGCCGGCCAGTGGTGGCTGTGGCGCGAGCTGAGGCGATTGGCCCGCCCCTGCCAGCGACCGGCGCGCACCGCCTCCACCCAAGCGGCGGGGGCCGTTTCGAAACCGGAAGCCTCGCCGGGCTCGATGCCGCAGAGCAAATCGGGGAATTCTTTTTCCGCGCCGGCGAAATCCTCGTCGCGGTCCAATCCCAGCAGCGCGGCGATCTCGTCGTCGCTCCAGTGGTCCAGCAAACGCACGCGCCAGCCCAGGGCCGCCGCCGCGTAGCGCAAGGCCGCCAGGGCATGGCCCACGTCGTGCTGGCAATAACGGAAGGCGCGCTCGCCGTATTTCCACGCTTCCCGCCAATGGACCGACGACAATCCCAGCAGCACGCCCGATCCCGACAGGCTTGCCGCGCAGCGCCGCTCCAAGACATGGCCGTAGCTGTTGTAGTGGTAAACGCCGTCGGCCAATCGCGGCACCCCTGCCGCCGCCAGGTAAACCTCGGTCGGATGCAGATTGCCGCTGGACGGATTGCAGCGCAGCGCCCAGCGGTCCGTGCCGGACTGCTTCCAGGCGGACAAGCCGAAAGACAGTTGCAGCAACGCGCCCAGGCCGTCCAGGTCCAAGGGCGCGGCGGCCACGGCGGCGGGGCGGAACAAGTCGGCATAGGGGGTCGCCACGCCGTCCCCGCTCAAGGGCAACGGCGTTTGCTCGGCGCCTTCCCAGCTCCGGAACGGCTCCGGCTGGGTGTCCCAATCCATGAAGCCCGGCCCGGCGGCGTAGCGGTCCAGATGATGCTTGCTGCGCCGGTGGTAGTCGCGCACCGCCTGCGCGGCGGCGCTCATGTCTTCGTTCATCGGCTCTCCGAAAAAGGATGGCGACGCCGCTTCGGCCCGCCCCGCCCCCAGGCGCGCGAATACGGCGCTCATTGCACGACCGCGGCGTCGGCCCGCAGTTCCTCCGCCCAGCAGCCCAGGGGCGGCCCCAGCTCTCGCGCGCCGTCCTCGAAGCGCACCAGGAATACGCTGCGTCCGGGTTCCTCCTCCAGATGCCCCTTGCGCACGATAACGCCCCGCGCGCCGGCCGGCGCCAGCAAGGCGCCCTCTTCCAATTCGGCGATGCCGCCGTCGTTATAGAGGTCCGCGCGGGCGTACACCACGTCGCCTTCTTGCAAATCTTCCACCGTCAACATCGCTTTGTCTCCCCTTGGTTGTCGCAAACCCTACAAGCCCGCCGCTTTTGTTGCGACCTGGCCTCGGCCACCCGCTGCCGCTCATCCGTAAAGCCGATTGAATTCAATAACTTGCCAACATGGCGAAGATGGCACGGCGGTTGCGTTAGGGGTTAACAAGAACAGTGCCATCCAACCAGGAGACCGTTATGTTGACTCTCACCGACAGCGCCGTAAAAGCCG
This window harbors:
- a CDS encoding DUF364 domain-containing protein yields the protein MHAYTDPREVYDLLLDYCGATATATQLTLGRVWTLCEAGLVQGMSMSPDEITRTLPWPGTLAGRPLRELAAWVKEWDPQHAAVGMAACNAALGLRASLPHSELLEPLANGDNNLRVFDHFLPQLAGRRVVVVGRYPGLDRWSERHGVDLTVLERRPGAGDLPDPAAEWVLPDAEWVFLTASSIPNKTFPRLMSLSRHATVVLMGPTLPWLAEFHHFGVDYLAGIEVVDPSALRQVVAEGGGVRLFDQAVRYRVARLDGTATWEWLRRHISQVAAEKDRLNRAMEQWYAHHPINQRFPQLAQRESVGLKLSRLDTCAHALWPRLPPEQRKAADG
- a CDS encoding SagB/ThcOx family dehydrogenase; translation: MSAVFARLGAGRAEAASPSFFGEPMNEDMSAAAQAVRDYHRRSKHHLDRYAAGPGFMDWDTQPEPFRSWEGAEQTPLPLSGDGVATPYADLFRPAAVAAAPLDLDGLGALLQLSFGLSAWKQSGTDRWALRCNPSSGNLHPTEVYLAAAGVPRLADGVYHYNSYGHVLERRCAASLSGSGVLLGLSSVHWREAWKYGERAFRYCQHDVGHALAALRYAAAALGWRVRLLDHWSDDEIAALLGLDRDEDFAGAEKEFPDLLCGIEPGEASGFETAPAAWVEAVRAGRWQGRANRLSSRHSHHWPAIDVVALAAAKPRTPLQPRRTPANQPLLPISCEERAADIIRQRRSAQSFDGVTSITAKSLFRLLDAALPRAKAPPFDCWPWTPRLHLVLFVHRVVGLAPGLYVSCRTAGAVSLLRHAFKPGLEWAPVEEAPARLRLYRLARADARKAARTLSCHQDIAADSAFSLGMLAEFDAALDEGPWAYRRLFWESGLIGQALYLEAEAAGVRGTGIGCFFDDALHETLGIAGTALQSLYHFTVGAPLIDERLRTRPPYEHLQR
- the nifX gene encoding nitrogen fixation protein NifX — translated: MSMVRRMRICDISQDEAAMSTRLKIAFATSDMQHVNQHFGSARTFAVYAVDMESSELLEAAQFGELAQDGNEDKLSVKIDLLDGCAAVYCEAVGASAIRQIMAAGIQPVKVNRDSLIADLIEDFQNELKTGPSAWLAKAIARQNGADPSRFARMEAEGWEE
- a CDS encoding CCE_0567 family metalloprotein, giving the protein MSPEELQQMEKEVAKAKRIASEWASKLHDLVEDSLPAGYRDIPEIAQSTYDACQKWAEANDRLKAAKKAAA
- a CDS encoding NifX-associated nitrogen fixation protein; this translates as MPNAALVVQADDTELQSDIVAELVKQMRALDTYDTQKDWPDAQVIDPYVLTKERKQAIPIVGDPDEITMARVKAYYNALATLIEKRSGLMAVPVINLTHEGFGRAFIIVGKLIVADKTLRDVHRFGFASLAKLNEEAGKVLEKAQGLIGQFPEVANA
- a CDS encoding GNAT family N-acetyltransferase, producing MSHSLLVRPAQARHVPALLELLDALFRLESDFAFDAGKAERGLRMLLGQDDALALAAEARGRVVGLCTVQTVISTAEGGPVGWVEDVVVAEDWRGRGVGRRLLAEAERWAAERGLTRLQLLADGDNRAALDFYDRLGWGATRLVCRRRTL
- a CDS encoding nitrogen fixation protein NifZ, with amino-acid sequence MLTVEDLQEGDVVYARADLYNDGGIAELEEGALLAPAGARGVIVRKGHLEEEPGRSVFLVRFEDGARELGPPLGCWAEELRADAAVVQ
- the fdxB gene encoding ferredoxin III, nif-specific, which gives rise to MSAYITGQTAGGSAWTPAFVEKLNQAHCIGCGRCYKVCPRDVLNLVEREEALGADFDEYEDLDEDNTMVMSIANAKDCIGCEACSKVCPKKCFTHTPLAA
- a CDS encoding (2Fe-2S) ferredoxin domain-containing protein codes for the protein MPKPQKHVFVCVQRRPEGHPRGSCMSQAGDEVLGEFLAEVQARNLFDRIAVTSTGCLGPCGNGPSVLVYPEGVMYGPVSKTDVKEIVEQHLLGNEPVARLQTPPHVWG